A stretch of the Crocinitomicaceae bacterium genome encodes the following:
- a CDS encoding mannose-1-phosphate guanylyltransferase, which yields MKKNNHYAIIMAGGVGSRFWPMSRENRPKQFLDVLGTGKTLIQMTVERLQKLIPSDQIYVVTNQKYASLVKEQTGLSSEHILTEPMRKNTAPAIAYAAHKIFSLNKDANLVIAPSDHLILKEDAFVSVIETALQKSETEQCLVTLGLKPTRPDTGYGYIQFEDGRDIIIGEVRKVKQFTEKPNREVAELFLRSGDYYWNSGIFIWKAKTIIEALEKFKPKLNALFTSKGNDYNTNSEQEFVNNAFKACEDISIDFAVLENAKNVYVVLADLGWSDLGTWGSLYTHLTKDVEGNAVIGNESYLFECSNNIVNLPDGKVALLQGLNGYIVVESNGILMVVKQDDEQKIKNFVAQIQKKNPGVA from the coding sequence ATGAAGAAGAATAATCATTACGCAATAATCATGGCAGGCGGTGTTGGCAGCCGGTTCTGGCCTATGAGTAGGGAAAACCGTCCAAAACAATTCCTAGATGTACTTGGCACCGGTAAAACACTCATTCAAATGACAGTTGAACGTTTGCAAAAACTCATTCCCTCTGATCAGATTTACGTTGTAACAAATCAAAAATATGCATCCCTGGTAAAAGAACAAACGGGTTTGTCATCCGAACATATTCTCACTGAGCCCATGCGAAAAAATACCGCGCCGGCTATTGCATATGCTGCACACAAAATCTTTTCGCTAAACAAAGATGCTAATCTCGTTATCGCACCATCAGATCATCTTATTTTAAAAGAAGATGCTTTTGTCTCAGTGATTGAAACTGCATTGCAAAAATCAGAAACAGAACAATGCCTGGTAACTCTTGGTCTAAAACCTACCCGACCTGATACAGGCTATGGCTATATTCAGTTTGAAGACGGACGCGATATCATCATTGGTGAAGTGAGAAAAGTGAAACAGTTTACTGAAAAACCTAACCGAGAAGTAGCTGAATTATTTTTACGCAGTGGCGATTATTATTGGAATTCCGGCATATTTATTTGGAAAGCAAAAACAATCATTGAGGCGCTTGAAAAATTTAAACCCAAACTCAACGCACTTTTTACATCTAAAGGAAATGATTACAATACAAACTCAGAACAAGAATTTGTAAATAACGCATTCAAAGCGTGTGAAGATATTTCTATTGATTTTGCCGTGTTAGAAAATGCAAAAAATGTCTACGTGGTATTGGCAGATTTGGGTTGGTCTGACCTTGGAACCTGGGGCTCATTATACACACATCTCACTAAAGATGTTGAAGGAAATGCAGTGATAGGAAATGAATCATACTTATTTGAATGCAGCAACAATATTGTAAACTTACCTGATGGTAAAGTGGCACTGCTTCAAGGATTGAACGGGTATATTGTTGTTGAATCAAACGGAATTCTGATGGTGGTGAAACAGGATGACGAACAAAAAATTAAAAATTTTGTTGCGCAGATTCAGAAAAAAAATCCGGGAGTGGCGTAA
- a CDS encoding sprT domain-containing protein, whose amino-acid sequence MLQRFVPVGTEAYISRFLVEKQVHFTITQERKSKYGDYRHPFMGKTHQITVNGNLNKYAFLITTIHEMAHLTCWEKYRNTVQSHGGEWKNEFRILFKPVLDAEILPFDITLAVNNYLGNIKASSCSDDALYRVLRRYDKRPAVFVEHIEFGQKFKLNDRIFVKGKKLRKRYECILLETNEKYRVHGVAEVELIRDEEE is encoded by the coding sequence GTGCTTCAGCGTTTTGTTCCGGTTGGAACAGAGGCTTATATTTCACGTTTTCTGGTTGAAAAACAAGTTCATTTCACCATCACGCAAGAGCGCAAGTCAAAGTACGGAGATTATCGGCATCCGTTTATGGGTAAAACACATCAAATAACGGTAAACGGGAATCTCAACAAGTACGCGTTTTTAATTACTACCATTCATGAAATGGCGCATCTTACCTGCTGGGAAAAATACAGAAATACCGTTCAGTCACACGGTGGAGAATGGAAAAATGAATTCAGAATACTTTTCAAACCCGTGTTAGATGCTGAAATTTTACCCTTTGATATTACCCTAGCCGTGAACAATTATTTGGGCAATATAAAAGCTTCCAGTTGCAGTGATGATGCCTTGTACAGAGTACTCAGACGCTATGACAAACGACCAGCCGTTTTTGTTGAACACATTGAATTTGGGCAAAAATTCAAACTTAACGACAGAATTTTCGTTAAAGGAAAAAAGCTGCGCAAGCGGTATGAGTGCATTTTGCTTGAAACCAATGAAAAATATCGCGTACACGGCGTAGCTGAAGTTGAATTAATAAGAGATGAAGAAGAATAA
- a CDS encoding RecX family transcriptional regulator, translating into MPQAASYSFLTAKTKIESYCAYQERAPEEIRIKLNSWGLKPDEIEALISHLITHNFLNEERFASAFVSGKFRIKKWGKIKIRAELKRKKISDYSIQKALKEIDADDYVFTLSELKKSKERLVKAKSQTDKKIKLMRYLASKGYEHDLIQDVLGEE; encoded by the coding sequence ATGCCGCAAGCAGCGTCATATTCTTTTCTCACAGCCAAAACAAAAATTGAATCCTATTGTGCCTATCAGGAACGGGCACCCGAAGAAATACGTATAAAACTAAACTCTTGGGGCTTGAAACCTGATGAAATTGAAGCATTGATTTCACATCTTATCACGCATAATTTTTTAAATGAAGAACGCTTTGCATCAGCTTTTGTAAGTGGTAAATTCAGAATAAAAAAATGGGGGAAAATAAAAATACGTGCTGAGTTAAAACGAAAAAAAATCTCAGATTATTCAATTCAAAAAGCGTTGAAAGAAATTGATGCAGATGATTACGTGTTCACACTGTCTGAATTAAAGAAAAGTAAAGAACGATTGGTGAAGGCCAAAAGCCAAACAGATAAAAAAATAAAACTTATGCGATACCTTGCCTCTAAAGGGTATGAGCATGATTTGATTCAAGACGTTTTAGGCGAAGAATAG
- a CDS encoding Rne/Rng family ribonuclease → MNFELVVNSKPGGIWIALMREGKLIELHEEKGNTDFTVGDIYLGKVRKVVPNLNAAFVNVGYEKDAFLHYLDLGPQFKSMDKFTQDTLHEKQNVADLLYFKPEGDIDKDGKITDVLSSTREILVQVAKEPISAKGPRLSSEITLAGRYVVLVPFSNKISISQKIKESAERDRLRDIVKSILPKNFGVIIRTVAENRKIVEIDTDLRDLLARWKTMHTNLRTAKSPARVLGELNRASSLLRDLLNENFSKITINDPSLLEEIKEYISSISPDKVNILKLYEGKHDIFEHFGINKQIKILFGKKVPLGSGGYLIIEHTEAMHVIDVNSGNRSSAGDTQEKNAIAVNLEAAEELARVLRLRDMGGIICVDFIDMHSKENNKLLHEKLKEFMKPDRAKHSIIPPSKFGVVEITRQRVRPVTDIETSEVCPSCGGSGKIQASIMFTDEIENQLNYLILDRKEKKLSLNVHPYLAAYFTKGGFPKSKQWKWYFKFKKWIPVHAVSEHQFMEYHFKNGNNQPIEF, encoded by the coding sequence GTGAATTTCGAATTAGTAGTTAATTCAAAACCGGGTGGAATTTGGATTGCTCTGATGCGTGAAGGCAAGTTAATTGAACTTCATGAGGAGAAGGGGAATACAGATTTTACAGTAGGTGATATTTATTTGGGAAAAGTACGAAAAGTTGTTCCTAATCTTAACGCAGCATTTGTCAATGTAGGTTATGAGAAGGATGCTTTTTTGCATTATCTTGACCTGGGTCCGCAGTTCAAATCTATGGACAAATTCACGCAGGATACGCTTCATGAAAAACAGAATGTAGCTGACCTGCTCTACTTCAAACCCGAAGGTGATATTGATAAAGACGGTAAAATTACCGATGTTCTAAGCTCTACCCGTGAAATTTTAGTCCAAGTTGCCAAAGAGCCTATCTCAGCTAAAGGACCACGATTGAGTTCTGAAATTACACTGGCCGGACGTTATGTTGTGCTGGTGCCTTTTTCAAACAAAATTTCAATCTCTCAAAAAATTAAAGAAAGTGCTGAGAGAGATCGCCTGCGCGATATTGTCAAAAGTATTCTCCCCAAAAATTTTGGTGTAATTATTCGCACCGTAGCTGAAAATCGCAAAATAGTTGAAATAGATACTGATTTGCGCGATCTGTTAGCACGCTGGAAAACCATGCACACCAACCTGAGAACAGCTAAATCTCCGGCGCGTGTTTTGGGTGAGTTGAACAGGGCCTCGTCTCTGCTGCGTGATTTGCTCAATGAGAATTTCTCAAAAATCACCATCAATGACCCTTCACTGCTAGAAGAGATCAAGGAATATATCTCATCTATTTCACCTGATAAAGTAAATATTCTCAAATTGTATGAGGGTAAGCATGATATTTTTGAGCACTTCGGAATTAACAAGCAAATAAAAATTCTATTCGGTAAAAAAGTTCCACTAGGAAGTGGCGGTTACCTCATTATTGAACACACCGAAGCGATGCACGTAATTGACGTGAATAGCGGAAACCGCAGTTCAGCAGGTGACACGCAAGAAAAAAATGCTATTGCCGTTAACCTTGAAGCCGCCGAAGAACTTGCACGCGTTTTGCGTTTACGTGATATGGGAGGCATCATCTGTGTTGATTTCATTGATATGCACAGCAAGGAAAATAATAAACTACTTCATGAAAAACTGAAAGAGTTTATGAAGCCTGACCGCGCAAAACACAGTATTATTCCACCAAGTAAATTTGGCGTTGTTGAAATTACCAGACAGCGTGTAAGACCGGTAACAGATATTGAAACTTCAGAAGTTTGTCCTAGTTGCGGAGGCAGCGGAAAAATTCAGGCTTCTATCATGTTCACAGATGAAATTGAAAATCAATTGAACTATCTCATCTTGGACAGAAAAGAGAAAAAACTATCTCTTAATGTTCATCCTTACTTGGCAGCATACTTTACCAAAGGTGGATTTCCAAAATCAAAACAATGGAAATGGTATTTCAAATTTAAAAAATGGATTCCGGTTCATGCCGTTAGTGAACATCAGTTTATGGAATATCATTTTAAAAACGGGAACAACCAACCTATTGAATTCTGA
- a CDS encoding integration host factor subunit beta: MTKADIVAEISEQTGIEKVAVQATVEAFMNSVKKSLINGDNVYLRGFGSFIIKERAEKTGRNISRNESIIIPAHNIPAFKPAKTFVEEVKDNVVVK; the protein is encoded by the coding sequence ATGACAAAAGCAGATATCGTTGCTGAAATCTCAGAACAAACAGGCATTGAAAAAGTTGCTGTACAAGCTACTGTAGAAGCATTTATGAACTCAGTTAAAAAATCGTTGATCAACGGTGACAACGTTTATTTAAGAGGTTTTGGTTCGTTCATTATTAAAGAACGTGCTGAAAAAACAGGAAGAAATATTTCACGCAATGAATCTATTATTATCCCTGCTCACAACATTCCTGCCTTTAAACCGGCAAAAACCTTTGTTGAAGAAGTAAAGGACAATGTAGTGGTAAAATAA
- the mutY gene encoding A/G-specific adenine glycosylase translates to MDFTTSIQKWFRQNHRSMPWRETNDPYLIWLSEVILQQTRVEQGMPYYLRFAHKFPNVQALARAKEDEVLNLWQGLGYYSRARNLHAAAKEIVSRFHGTFPTGYADIRSLKGVGDYTAAAIASFAFNLPHAVVDGNVFRVISRLYKIDLPQDSAAGKNLVSQIAHELLSPKSPGLHNQAMMELGSLVCTPSKPKCESCPVAHFCLAFEDKSLLNYPVKKKKIKIRERYFNYLVITDEKNVLIKKRSAGDVWEGLYDFKLIETPQALTSLSAKDLPSDVLKITHDGSFMHILSHQKILADFWLVNVKKIQAQKNERKIALNDLEDYPMPQLLIRYLKKAKLASG, encoded by the coding sequence ATGGATTTTACAACATCAATACAAAAATGGTTTAGACAAAACCACCGCAGCATGCCTTGGAGAGAGACCAATGATCCGTATTTGATTTGGTTATCTGAGGTGATATTGCAGCAAACACGGGTTGAGCAAGGTATGCCGTACTATCTGCGTTTTGCACATAAATTTCCCAATGTTCAGGCACTTGCAAGGGCTAAAGAAGATGAAGTACTGAACTTGTGGCAAGGCCTGGGATATTATAGCAGGGCTCGCAACTTGCATGCGGCTGCAAAAGAAATTGTATCACGTTTTCACGGAACATTTCCAACTGGTTATGCAGACATAAGATCGCTCAAGGGAGTAGGTGATTACACCGCTGCGGCTATTGCATCATTTGCCTTCAATCTCCCTCACGCAGTGGTTGACGGAAATGTTTTCAGAGTCATCAGCAGATTATACAAAATTGATTTACCGCAAGACAGCGCCGCAGGAAAAAACTTAGTCAGTCAAATTGCTCATGAGCTGTTGAGCCCAAAAAGTCCGGGTTTACACAATCAGGCTATGATGGAGTTGGGATCATTGGTTTGTACGCCTTCAAAACCAAAATGTGAGTCTTGTCCGGTTGCTCATTTTTGTTTGGCATTTGAAGATAAATCACTGCTGAATTATCCGGTGAAAAAAAAGAAAATAAAAATCAGAGAGCGCTATTTTAATTACCTAGTTATAACAGATGAAAAAAATGTCTTGATCAAAAAAAGATCTGCGGGTGATGTTTGGGAAGGTTTGTATGATTTCAAATTAATAGAAACCCCTCAGGCATTGACTTCATTATCTGCAAAAGATTTACCATCTGATGTACTTAAGATCACGCATGACGGTAGCTTTATGCACATTCTTTCACATCAGAAAATTTTGGCTGACTTCTGGCTGGTGAATGTGAAAAAAATTCAAGCGCAGAAAAATGAACGTAAAATTGCCCTCAACGACCTTGAAGATTATCCCATGCCGCAATTGTTGATAAGATATCTGAAAAAGGCAAAGCTGGCTTCGGGTTGA
- a CDS encoding single-stranded DNA-binding protein, whose protein sequence is MAGTVNKVILVGNLGKDPEIKYLESGVPVAKFSIATSEIYTDKNSGEKREITDWHNVVMWRGLAKIAEQYLKKGMKVYIEGKLKTRSWSDENQQMKYATEVIADEMVMLSKNEAAGDQQVKPYPPTTENIELPPMNLGEDPADDLPF, encoded by the coding sequence ATGGCCGGTACTGTAAACAAAGTTATTCTGGTAGGTAATCTCGGTAAAGATCCTGAGATAAAATATCTGGAGAGTGGTGTACCTGTTGCAAAATTTTCTATTGCAACATCTGAAATTTACACAGATAAAAATTCGGGTGAAAAAAGAGAAATCACCGATTGGCACAACGTGGTGATGTGGCGCGGCTTGGCAAAAATTGCAGAACAATATCTGAAAAAGGGCATGAAAGTTTATATTGAAGGAAAGTTAAAAACCCGATCATGGTCGGATGAAAATCAGCAAATGAAATATGCCACTGAGGTTATTGCAGATGAAATGGTGATGTTAAGCAAAAATGAGGCAGCTGGTGATCAACAGGTGAAACCTTATCCGCCAACAACTGAAAATATTGAATTGCCGCCAATGAATCTTGGTGAAGATCCTGCTGATGATCTTCCATTCTGA
- the gldE gene encoding gliding motility-associated protein GldE, translating to MIFHSEPLVIMPEPGFHIILLQNTQPDFSATPVIISLVFIAIALIGSALVSASEVSFFSINPELKDELEKNNSKSARLAISLAEKPKELLATIVIANNFFNVTFILLAAYLSSILFPADLNADITRFILDVAIFTVIILIFGEVVPKYYATRYGKKVLLMMAIPLYYFSHLPPFSWVKLVLVKGSNLVGKFSKVDESDLTATELSHALELTMEEGGTLQDEQILKGIVSFGKKTVRQIMRQPGEIAAVSARYDFGNVLACIRECGFSRIPVYQKSIEKIDGVIFVKDLLPHIDKGVDFKWQKLIRPVYYIPETKKIDDLLRSFQNRKVHLAIALNAQHKTAGLVTLEDVLEEIVGDISDEFDEDEITYSRLDDDTFVFEATMPLQDFFKVVKRSDNEFDHIKTKAQTLGDFVMFHHNETNPSGQVSIPGLIFTIESFEDKKPKRIKAKRI from the coding sequence ATGATCTTCCATTCTGAACCATTAGTAATAATGCCTGAGCCTGGTTTTCATATCATCTTACTTCAAAATACTCAGCCGGATTTCAGTGCAACGCCGGTAATAATTTCGCTTGTTTTTATTGCCATTGCATTGATTGGTTCAGCACTGGTATCTGCCAGTGAAGTTTCATTTTTTTCTATCAATCCTGAGTTGAAAGATGAACTTGAAAAAAACAATAGCAAGTCAGCAAGGCTCGCAATTTCTCTTGCTGAAAAACCAAAAGAATTGCTGGCAACCATTGTCATAGCAAATAATTTTTTCAATGTTACTTTTATTCTCCTTGCTGCTTATCTGAGTTCTATTTTATTCCCCGCTGATTTGAATGCTGACATTACACGTTTCATTTTAGATGTGGCAATTTTCACAGTGATCATTTTGATATTTGGTGAAGTTGTACCAAAATATTATGCAACACGTTATGGAAAAAAGGTGCTGCTCATGATGGCAATTCCGCTCTACTATTTCAGTCATCTGCCTCCGTTCAGCTGGGTAAAACTTGTGCTGGTGAAAGGTTCTAATCTTGTTGGTAAATTCAGTAAAGTTGATGAAAGTGATCTTACGGCAACTGAATTGTCACATGCTTTGGAGTTGACCATGGAAGAAGGTGGCACCCTGCAAGATGAACAAATTTTAAAAGGGATTGTAAGTTTTGGAAAAAAAACGGTGAGACAAATAATGCGTCAGCCGGGTGAAATTGCTGCTGTCTCTGCACGCTATGATTTTGGTAATGTACTGGCTTGTATTCGTGAATGCGGTTTTTCAAGAATACCGGTTTATCAAAAATCAATTGAAAAAATCGACGGGGTAATTTTTGTAAAAGATTTGTTGCCACATATTGATAAAGGGGTTGATTTTAAATGGCAAAAATTAATCAGACCGGTATACTACATTCCTGAAACAAAAAAGATTGATGACCTCTTGCGCAGTTTCCAAAACCGAAAAGTACATCTAGCTATCGCACTCAATGCCCAACATAAAACTGCCGGTTTAGTGACGCTTGAAGATGTGCTTGAAGAAATTGTGGGTGATATCTCAGATGAATTTGATGAAGATGAAATTACCTATTCTCGTTTGGATGATGATACCTTTGTTTTTGAAGCAACAATGCCTCTGCAAGATTTTTTCAAAGTAGTGAAACGCTCAGATAACGAATTTGATCACATTAAAACCAAAGCACAAACTTTGGGTGATTTTGTTATGTTTCATCATAATGAAACTAATCCAAGTGGTCAGGTTAGTATTCCTGGTCTTATTTTTACCATAGAATCATTTGAAGATAAAAAACCAAAACGAATCAAAGCAAAAAGAATTTAA
- a CDS encoding gliding motility lipoprotein GldD, with amino-acid sequence MKFQYYAIALFTFGCLACGADMPEYYPKPDGYLRLDFPERTYTKYEPACPYAFEIPDYFNVIDKDSFCNMKDILMPRFNAQLNLTYIPVDTNLLLLIEKSRQLVYEHSQFADGIDESVITDASKGTYGVRYQITGDAASPYQFYLTDSTDHFLRGALYFNVKPNYDSVKASLDYIQEDLDHMLETVIWKKDSLK; translated from the coding sequence ATGAAATTCCAATACTACGCAATAGCTCTTTTTACCTTTGGATGTCTGGCTTGTGGAGCTGATATGCCTGAGTATTATCCAAAACCTGATGGATATTTGAGGCTTGATTTTCCTGAAAGAACTTATACAAAATATGAACCAGCGTGCCCTTATGCGTTTGAAATTCCTGATTACTTTAATGTGATTGATAAAGATTCATTTTGTAATATGAAAGATATTTTGATGCCACGTTTTAATGCCCAATTGAATCTTACGTATATTCCGGTTGACACCAATTTATTATTGCTGATTGAAAAATCAAGACAACTTGTCTATGAACATAGTCAATTCGCTGATGGGATTGATGAGTCAGTGATTACTGATGCTTCAAAGGGAACCTATGGTGTCAGATATCAGATTACGGGTGATGCCGCTTCACCATATCAATTTTATCTCACAGATAGTACAGATCATTTTTTACGCGGCGCATTGTACTTTAATGTTAAACCAAATTATGACAGCGTGAAAGCATCGTTAGATTATATTCAAGAAGATCTGGATCACATGCTTGAAACTGTCATTTGGAAAAAAGACTCATTGAAATGA